The sequence CGATAACGGCGTAGAGCTTTTGACCGGTAACGGATTTGGCATACTCGCAGATATTGCATATGCCTGCATGCGAGCAGCCGGAAACGACAACCGCTCCCTTCGGCGTTCGAAAGCTCAGTGCCGTATCGTCGGGCATCGGGTCATCGAAAAACGCCCCCTTCTCAAACCCCGTCACACGGGGAATTTCGCCGAGAAAAAACGCACCGTCGGAGAATTCCAGCGCGCCGCTGGTCGCCGTCACATCGAAGTCCTGCGCAATGCGCTTCTGGATCTCCGCATAATCTTTGCGGACTGCCTGTTTATTGGTGTCCAGAACTGCGGTCAGCACCCGTGGATGCAGAATAAGAGGTTTGCGGGACTGGAACGGATGAAACAGCAGGCCGCGGGTGTGGTCGCGATGAAAATGCGACAGGGAAATAAAGTCCGCTTCTTCCAGATCAATGCCGGCGTGTCTGGCATTGCGCAGATATACATCGGAGTATCCTGTATCGAACAAAACCCTGATGTCGCCAAACTCGATCCAGGCACTGAAGCCCCATTCTGCGAGCCAGACCATGTCCGAAGCGAGGTTTTCCGTCAGCAGTCTTATTTTCATCACAGCACACCCGGTATTAGCATGACGAACGTGGTCCCGGCGTCCCAGGAAATTTGCGGTCTCAACATTTGGACCGGGTCAGGCAGGTAACGAATACAGCCCTTCTACCGCTGCCGCCAGCCCTGCGTTCTGCCCAGCACGTAGCGTGACACCACTGCGTGCACCAGCCGGGCCACAACGTTGGTGTAGAAGATCATCATGCCCATGGCGGCCGCCGGCGCTATGTCGCCGGCGTCGTCCATGTTGAGCACGGCCACCGAGGCCAGTGTTGTCTTTGACGAATAAAGGAACACCACCGCCGACACCGTCGTCATGGCATTCACGAACAGGTAGATCATGATGTCGAGAATGGCCGGCATGCACACCGGCACGGTGACCCGGCTGAACAGCCTGTAGAACGGTTGCTTCAGTGACGCGGCCACCGGTTCGAATTCGCTGTCGATCTGTTTCAGCGCCGTGACCGCAGTCAGGTGCGAGACCGTGTAGAAATGGGTAACCGTACAGATCACCAGGATGGCCATGGTGCCGTAGATGAAGTTCAGCGGGTTGGCCGGGTTGTTGAAGAAGAAGATATAAGCCAGGCCGAGCACCATGCCGGGTATGGCCATCGGCAGCATGGCCAGGAACTGGAAGCCCGCCCTGCCCTTGTTGAAGCCCTTGGTCTTTTCCACCATGTAGGCACCGGTGAAGATGATGACCGTGCCGATGACAGCGGTCATCAGCGCCAGCATGATGGAATTGCGATAGGCGTCCCATCCGCCGCCGTCCATGCGGTCGAAGTCATAGTTGGTCAGTCCGAGCGACAGGTCGTAAGGCCAGAACTTGACCAGGGCCGCATACTGGCAGATGCCCAGGATGGAGATGATGAACAGCGCCACCAGCGCACAGTAGGCCAGGCAGCTCAGATCGAAGCGCCGCGACGGGTTGGGCTGGTACACAACCGAGCGCGCCGACAACAGCGCCACCTGTTTGCGCTGCACCTGCCGGTCGACGATATAGGCGATCAGCGCCGGGATCAGCAGCACCACGGAGACCACCGCGCCCATCTGGAAGTTCTGCTGGCCGATCACCTGCTTGTAGATATCCACCGCCAGCATGTTGTACTGCCCGCCGATCACCTTGGGCAAACCGAAGTCGGTGATCACCAGGTTGAACACCACGAAGGCGGCCGAGATCAGGCCATAGCGCGCACCCGGAATGGTGACGGTCCAGAAGGTGCGCCATTTGCTGGCGCGCAGTGAAACCGCCGCTTCATACAGCCGTGCGTCCGAAATCGACAGCGCGATCAGGATAATGATCATGGCATGGGGAAAGGTGAAGAACACCGAGCCCACCACAATGCCGATCGGCCCGTATATGCTCTCGCCCATCAGAAACTGTTTCAAAAACCCCTGATTGCCGAACAGATAGACCAGCGCAATGCCGGGCAGCAGAGACGGCACCAGGATCGGCGCCATGGCTATGACCCTGAACACCCCCTTGAACGGCATGCAGCTTCGACACAGCGCATAGGCGAAACCGAACGCCAGCGATACCGTGATGACGGTCGAGATCAGCGCGATGAACACCGAGTTCTGGATCGACCGGAACAGCGCCGGCGTTGAGAAATAAGTCTTGAAATTGGCCAGGCCATGCCCCTGTATCGGGCGGATCACGACTTTCCTGAAAGTGTTTGAATCAAATTCCGCCGGCTTGGTGCCTTCGAAGCGTTCCGACCCGACCAGGTAGACCGCCGCGTCGTTCAGACCGCGCAGGCGATACTTCACCGGGCTGCGGAAACTGAAATCCGGGAAGAACTTGGTCAGCGCCAGGCGTCCGTCGGAACTGGTCTCAAGGTCGCCTTCGGCAATGAAGTTACCTTCATCGTTCAACTGTTTCAGGGTTGCCGCCGGCTGCTTGAAAGCACCTGCTTCATCGCTGACCTGCACTTCGAACTGCGTCAGGTCAAAGCGGCTGGTTTCAAACGCCTTCGACAGCATGGCGTACAAAGGCAGCGCCAGCGCCACGATCAGATACACGGCAAGCACGATCATGTAGCCGCGCATGATCCAGTCGTCAGAGCCCATTTTCGGCTTGATGCGACTCTTGCCGCTTACGTCCGGACCGAGTGCATCAATGCTGCTCATTTCTACGGCTCCGCCCGGTCAACAAACACCTTGAGCCGGTCGCTGGGAATTTCAATGCGCATGCGCCCGCCGAGTTGGATGTCCATGCGTCGCACCGCGTTGATGGAAAAGTCCGCCACGATCTGGCCTGCGCCCAGATCAGCACTGCTCAGCCTGGTGCGCCAGAACGAGCCTAGAAATTCCATCTCGTCGACAGTGGTTTCAACCGTATTGCCCGGCTCGCCGATCTTATCCGGCGCACCCGGTGAGCGCGCACCGTCGCCATGTGGAATGATATCCTCGGGCCGGATGACCGCGATCACATCCACGCCGTCGGTGTGGGAGTGGGCTGCACTGGCAAACCTGCGCTTGCCGATTTTGACGCCCTTGCCCTTCTTGTCCGCTACACAGTCGAGCTGGTTTGTCTCGCCGATAAAGTCGGCCACAAACAGCGATACCGGTTCGCGATAAACGTCCGTCGGCGTACCGACCTGCTCGATGACGCCATGGTTCATCACCACGATGCGATCCGCCATGGCAAGCGCTTCTTCCTGGTCATGTGTCACCATGATGGTGGTCACGCCCAGCTTGCGCTGCAGATCTTTCACTTCATGGCGCAGATGCACGCGGACCTTGGCATCCAGCGCAGACAGAGGTTCGTCCAGCAACAACAAGCCCGGCGACATGGCAATGGCTCGCGCCAGCGCAATGCGTTGCTGCTGACCGCCGGACAATTGCGCCGGATACTTCTTTGCCTGTTCCGGCAGCCCGACCAGCGCCAGCAGTTCCGCCACCCGCTTGTCGATGTCGGGCCTGGCGATACCGGAATTTTCCAGCCCGAAGGCGATGTTCTTTTCAACCGTCAGGTTGGGGAACAGGGCATAGGACTGGAACACGATGCCGAAATCACGTTCTGACGGCGGCAGGGCGGAAATGTCCTTGCCGTCCTGGAAGACCGCTCCGGTGGTCTGGATGTCCAGCCCGGCAATGGCCCTGAGCAAGGTGGTCTTGCCGCAACCCGACGGGCCCAGGAAGCACACAAACTCGCCCCGGTTCACCTCGAGCGAAATATCCTTCAGCGCAAAGAAGTCGCCAAACGCCTTCCAGACATTTTCGATCTTCAGGTAGGTTTCCGCTGTACTTGCCTGCCCCATGTCGTTTCCCCGAACAGCCGCCATTTTGCAGCATCCGTTCGATGCCACAATAACACAAGTTCAGAGGCACCGGCGATGAACCGGTGCCTCTTCATCAGTTTGCTTGTTAGCCCTTCGGCTCTGACTTGGAATCGTAGCGCTTCTGCCACTCGTCCAGAATTGCCTTGCGGTTGTTTGCGGCAAATTCGAAGTCATTGTCGATCATCTTCTCCAGCAGGTTGGCCGGGAAGTGTTCAACAGGCTTGGCAACGCCGGGATATGCAACAACGGCGTAGCCGGAATTGTACATCTCGTTGGCCTTCTTGGTGACCGTCCAGTCAGCCAGCGTCTTGGCATCCGCCAGGTTGTCGGTACCGGCGACAATTGCTGTTGCCTCCATATCCCAGCCGACACCTTCTTCAGGCACGATGATATCAAGCGGTGCGCCGGCGGCTTTTGACTTGGCACCACGGAAGGCGAAGGACACACCGATCGGAATTTCACCGGCTGCCGCCATCTTGCACGGCTTGGAACCGGAATGGGTGTACGCAGCAATGTTGGCGTGCAGGCCGTCCATGAAGGCCCAGCCGTCCTTTTCACCGAACATCTGCAGCCAGCTGGAGACATCGAGGAAACCGGTACCGGACGAATTCGGATTCGGCATGATCACATGGCCCTTGTATTCGGCCTTGGTCAGGTCCTTCCAGGTTTTCGGCGCGGTCAGCCCGAGCTTGCCGGCTTCAACCGTGTTGAGGCAAACCGAAGCAACCCAGGCGTCCATGCCGGTCCAGGTTGGTGGCGTGCTCTTGTCGACAAATTTCGGATCGAGTTTTTCGACGCCCTTGGGAGCGTATGCCTCCAGCATGCCTTCGGATTTCAGCAACAGCAGCGAAGTTGCCGCCAGGCCCCAGACCACATCAGCCTGCGGGTTGTTCTTTTCCGCCAGCAGTTTCGCTGTCACCACACCGGTTGAATCGCGTACCCAGTTGATCTTGATATCAGGATGATCGGCATTGAATGCTTCGGCATATTTCTTGAGGTCTTCAGCCTCGATTGCAGTGTAAACGGTCAGTTCACCGGCCACAGCCGCTGAAATCGACATAACCCCAACAGCAACCCCGGCCAAAAGTCCACCAGCAAGTTTCTTTAACATGACACCTCCTTGTCAGCGCATGATTTGTATCGTCAAGCAGGTCGGCAACCATGCGTAGCCACCACCCAAAATTCGTTTTTG is a genomic window of Anderseniella sp. Alg231-50 containing:
- a CDS encoding MBL fold metallo-hydrolase, whose product is MKIRLLTENLASDMVWLAEWGFSAWIEFGDIRVLFDTGYSDVYLRNARHAGIDLEEADFISLSHFHRDHTRGLLFHPFQSRKPLILHPRVLTAVLDTNKQAVRKDYAEIQKRIAQDFDVTATSGALEFSDGAFFLGEIPRVTGFEKGAFFDDPMPDDTALSFRTPKGAVVVSGCSHAGICNICEYAKSVTGQKLYAVIGGFHLLHSEDPPVEQTIDYFRKEGPEVLMPMHCVDFDIQSRFQHEFGGPRPGAGSVIDL
- a CDS encoding putative 2-aminoethylphosphonate ABC transporter permease subunit, which codes for MSSIDALGPDVSGKSRIKPKMGSDDWIMRGYMIVLAVYLIVALALPLYAMLSKAFETSRFDLTQFEVQVSDEAGAFKQPAATLKQLNDEGNFIAEGDLETSSDGRLALTKFFPDFSFRSPVKYRLRGLNDAAVYLVGSERFEGTKPAEFDSNTFRKVVIRPIQGHGLANFKTYFSTPALFRSIQNSVFIALISTVITVSLAFGFAYALCRSCMPFKGVFRVIAMAPILVPSLLPGIALVYLFGNQGFLKQFLMGESIYGPIGIVVGSVFFTFPHAMIIILIALSISDARLYEAAVSLRASKWRTFWTVTIPGARYGLISAAFVVFNLVITDFGLPKVIGGQYNMLAVDIYKQVIGQQNFQMGAVVSVVLLIPALIAYIVDRQVQRKQVALLSARSVVYQPNPSRRFDLSCLAYCALVALFIISILGICQYAALVKFWPYDLSLGLTNYDFDRMDGGGWDAYRNSIMLALMTAVIGTVIIFTGAYMVEKTKGFNKGRAGFQFLAMLPMAIPGMVLGLAYIFFFNNPANPLNFIYGTMAILVICTVTHFYTVSHLTAVTALKQIDSEFEPVAASLKQPFYRLFSRVTVPVCMPAILDIMIYLFVNAMTTVSAVVFLYSSKTTLASVAVLNMDDAGDIAPAAAMGMMIFYTNVVARLVHAVVSRYVLGRTQGWRQR
- a CDS encoding putative 2-aminoethylphosphonate ABC transporter ATP-binding protein; this translates as MAAVRGNDMGQASTAETYLKIENVWKAFGDFFALKDISLEVNRGEFVCFLGPSGCGKTTLLRAIAGLDIQTTGAVFQDGKDISALPPSERDFGIVFQSYALFPNLTVEKNIAFGLENSGIARPDIDKRVAELLALVGLPEQAKKYPAQLSGGQQQRIALARAIAMSPGLLLLDEPLSALDAKVRVHLRHEVKDLQRKLGVTTIMVTHDQEEALAMADRIVVMNHGVIEQVGTPTDVYREPVSLFVADFIGETNQLDCVADKKGKGVKIGKRRFASAAHSHTDGVDVIAVIRPEDIIPHGDGARSPGAPDKIGEPGNTVETTVDEMEFLGSFWRTRLSSADLGAGQIVADFSINAVRRMDIQLGGRMRIEIPSDRLKVFVDRAEP
- a CDS encoding putative 2-aminoethylphosphonate ABC transporter substrate-binding protein, giving the protein MSISAAVAGELTVYTAIEAEDLKKYAEAFNADHPDIKINWVRDSTGVVTAKLLAEKNNPQADVVWGLAATSLLLLKSEGMLEAYAPKGVEKLDPKFVDKSTPPTWTGMDAWVASVCLNTVEAGKLGLTAPKTWKDLTKAEYKGHVIMPNPNSSGTGFLDVSSWLQMFGEKDGWAFMDGLHANIAAYTHSGSKPCKMAAAGEIPIGVSFAFRGAKSKAAGAPLDIIVPEEGVGWDMEATAIVAGTDNLADAKTLADWTVTKKANEMYNSGYAVVAYPGVAKPVEHFPANLLEKMIDNDFEFAANNRKAILDEWQKRYDSKSEPKG